The following are from one region of the Channa argus isolate prfri chromosome 6, Channa argus male v1.0, whole genome shotgun sequence genome:
- the mab21l1 gene encoding putative nucleotidyltransferase MAB21L1, whose protein sequence is MIAAQAKLVYHLNKYYNEKCQSRKAAISKTIREVCKVVSDVLKEVEVQEPRFISSLSEMDNRFEGLEVISPTEFEVVLYLNQMGVFNFVDDGSLPGCAVLKLSDGRKRSMSLWVEFITASGYLSARKIRSRFQTLVAQAVDKCSYRDVVKMVADTSEVKLRIRDRYVVQITPAFKCTGIWPRSAAHWPLPHIPWPGPNRVAEVKAEGFNLLSKECYSLNGKQSSAESDAWVLQFAEAENRLLLGGCRKKCLSVLKALRDRHLELPGQPLNNYHMKTLVSYECEKHPRESDWDENCLGDRLNGILLQLISCLQCRRCPHYFLPNLDLFQGKPHSALENAAKQTWRLAREILTNPKSLEKL, encoded by the coding sequence ATGATAGCCGCCCAGGCAAAGTTGGTGTATCACCTCAACAAATACTACAACGAGAAATGCCAGTCTCGAAAAGCagccatctccaagaccatccgGGAGGTGTGCAAGGTGGTTTCGGATGTCCTGAAGGAGGTTGAGGTGCAGGAGCCCCGTTTCATCAGCTCACTCAGCGAGATGGATAATCGGTTCGAGGGACTGGAAGTCATTTCGCCCACCGAGTTCGAAGTTGTGCTCTATCTGAATCAGATGGGTGTATTCAACTTTGTGGACGACGGGTCTCTGCCGGGCTGCGCCGTGCTCAAGCTCAGCGACGGCCGCAAGAGGAGCATGTCTCTGTGGGTTGAATTCATCACAGCCTCCGGTTACCTCTCGGCGCGCAAGATCCGGTCGAGATTTCAGACACTAGTGGCACAGGCAGTGGATAAATGCAGCTACAGAGATGTTGTCAAAATGGTCGCTGACACAAGTGAGGTGAAGTTGCGTATCAGAGACAGATATGTGGTGCAAATCACGCCAGCTTTCAAGTGCACTGGGATCTGGCCACGAAGCGCTGCGCATTGGCCTCTCCCTCACATCCCCTGGCCAGGACCTAACAGAGTGGCAGAAGTCAAAGCGGAAGGTTTCaatcttttatccaaagagtgCTACTCCCTGAACGGCAAGCAGAGCTCGGCAGAGAGCGACGCCTGGGTCTTGCAGTTCGCTGAGGCCGAGAACCGGCTCCTCCTGGGTGGATGCAGAAAGAAATGCTTGTCAGTCCTCAAAGCGTTGCGCGACCGTCACCTCGAACTGCCTGGACAACCGCTTAACAACTACCACATGAAAACGTTGGTTTCCTACGAGTGTGAGAAGCATCCCAGGGAGTCGGACTGGGATGAGAATTGTCTCGGCGACCGCCTGAACGGGATACTATTGCAGCTTATTTCGTGTTTGCAGTGCAGAAGGTGCCCGCATTATTTCCTGCCCAATTTAGACCTGTTTCAAGGAAAACCGCACTCTGCTCTAGAGAACGCAGCCAAACAGACTTGGCGACTGGCAAGAGAAATATTGACCAACCCCAAAAGCTTGGAGAAACTTTGA